From the genome of Gambusia affinis linkage group LG04, SWU_Gaff_1.0, whole genome shotgun sequence:
TTCCATGACTCCATTAATGCCGTTACAGGTGAAATTAGATTCAACAAAGGGTTGGACGGGTCCCTCATGTCATGCCGCGTGAATGACATTGTTCCTTGCGCTCCAATCTGGTAATGGAATGAGTGTCCGCCGGAATTAACTCCAACAATGGCGGAGGTGGACATGCTGTTATTCTCTTGGTAATAGCTGCCGTCATTGGACTCCTGTTTGACCCCTTTAGACAGTACATTGTTGGAGAACAAGTCTGTCTCGTAGTTCCCATTCACAGAAGAGACTGGGGGCCCTAGGATCCCAGAGAGACTGTACTCGTCGATGTTGTTCCTCAGGGATAAATATGTGGTCTCGGATGCCGGGAAGAGGCCGAGGGATGGCGACGTCTCTCCAAAAGGCTGCTGGTTCATGCAACCCTCATTTTTGTTTGGCTCACTCTTAATCTGCGTGATTAATGGCGCGCTGCTCACATTACATTTGGAGCTGCCGAGACACATGCTCCGGAAGTCAGTTTCAGGTTCATTCTTGATGTACTTAACCATGCCCATCTGGTCCAGCCCCACGCTGAACACCTCCCCGTCCACCATCTCCACTTTAGGAAACTCAAAGTTCTTGAAATCTGTGTCTCTGGTCATCCCCTCCGCATCCGGACTGTTGGTGTCGTTCTGAACCAAACCTAGCCCACCAGCTGGACTGGACACAGGAAACCCAACAGAGGAGGGGTTCTGGGGGCTGCTGGCAGCCATAGGGCCCCCCGAGGCCGGACTGGAGATGGACAGCCTTGCTGTGTTACTGTTATTAGTAGCAGCAGTACAGCTGCCACCGGTGGGGCTGGAAACAGACGACCTAATGTTACATGTAGTGCTGCAGGATGGAGGGGATCGCACGCTGCTCATGCTCTGTGGGCTGGACATGGGGGACCTCATGACATTAAGCGGACTGGTTAGCGGAGGCGAACCGACTGTGCTGGACTCTACAGGGCTACATGTGACTGAATTCCTGCTCTTGATGTTGGCTAGAGTTGCTGCGCACAAAGTCTGGTTTCCAGGGCTGCTGACAGATGAGCATAGTGGTCCAAAGCATGTAGGGCTGGTTGTAGATGACACCATGTTGTTGCTGCCTCCAGGGCTTGAGATGCAGCTGGACGTCTGAGGACTGCAGGACAGGGAGGACACAAGCATGGATGCTGAGCTAACTACAGTCCCAGTGGTGCATTCCCTGGGAGTGGAACCTGGCTGTTGAAAGCCAAAGGGCTTCAACTTGGGGCTCTTTTTAGAGCCGCACTGGTTCTCCTCCAGCGAGCGCCCACATACTGGGTAAGGTTTCCCTGGGCTTGAGCTGCCTCCATGATGGCTGAAAGCAAAGTCCGCCTCTCTGGCAGCGTTCATATACAGACCCATAGACTCAGCCACAGTCTTGGAAAGCTCCTTGGAGTCCATTTCCTGTTTAAGACCATGCAGGGTGTTGTTGAAGTGTGGGAGAACAAATGGCTGGCTCTGGCTGAGCTGAAGCATTGGCTGCTCCTGCTTCTTGGTATTCTTGTCTTTGCTGTTGGCTGCCAGGCTTCCAGCACAGCAGCTGACATTGACTACGTCCATCAGGATGTCGCTGCTAGTCAGACTCGAATCCTCCGTGCTGCAGGAGTACTCCATCGTGCTCGGGGCTTCAGACCATTTATTCTCTGCGTCTTCTCCATCAAAGAAACTTTGGTATCCTTTGGTCTCCATTGCTGGCTCATTGAGTCACctggcaaacaaacaaagcactTATTATGGATATTAGATCGCAAACTGCTTAGTTTAATTAGACCTGTCACactaagcaataaatcaattaaatgtctgataaattgaaacaaactcaatttggatgattaataatttttctctggatgataaaagtcatctgtctggtgctttggtcttaACTAGttctttttttgaagaacaattgTGTTATTGTGTTATAGATAgactttgttcatttattttggaagaCTTTAAACTGTCACTGCCAGTTTCAGTGAAATGTTCATTGTAGTTTAAAGGTTATTGATAATTCAGAATGTGTTCTTCTATTATTAGGCCAtaccaaaattaaaaatggttgCAAAACCACAATATTATGGTTTA
Proteins encoded in this window:
- the nr3c2 gene encoding mineralocorticoid receptor produces the protein METKGYQSFFDGEDAENKWSEAPSTMEYSCSTEDSSLTSSDILMDVVNVSCCAGSLAANSKDKNTKKQEQPMLQLSQSQPFVLPHFNNTLHGLKQEMDSKELSKTVAESMGLYMNAAREADFAFSHHGGSSSPGKPYPVCGRSLEENQCGSKKSPKLKPFGFQQPGSTPRECTTGTVVSSASMLVSSLSCSPQTSSCISSPGGSNNMVSSTTSPTCFGPLCSSVSSPGNQTLCAATLANIKSRNSVTCSPVESSTVGSPPLTSPLNVMRSPMSSPQSMSSVRSPPSCSTTCNIRSSVSSPTGGSCTAATNNSNTARLSISSPASGGPMAASSPQNPSSVGFPVSSPAGGLGLVQNDTNSPDAEGMTRDTDFKNFEFPKVEMVDGEVFSVGLDQMGMVKYIKNEPETDFRSMCLGSSKCNVSSAPLITQIKSEPNKNEGCMNQQPFGETSPSLGLFPASETTYLSLRNNIDEYSLSGILGPPVSSVNGNYETDLFSNNVLSKGVKQESNDGSYYQENNSMSTSAIVGVNSGGHSFHYQIGAQGTMSFTRHDMRDPSNPLLNLISPVTALMESWKSRPGMSQGSLSARSEGFSGQNCIADSMSSSALRQPSSTAKVCLVCGDEASGCHYGVVTCGSCKVFFKRAVEGQHNYLCAGRNDCIIDKIRRKNCPACRVRKCLQAGMNLGARKSKKLKLKGVNEDLQSSKDAQIATGGVGGGYLSSEKELSASAANALVPHGPGVVTPFLPPSICSVLELIEPEEVYSGYDNTQPDTTDHLLSSLNRLAGKQMVRMVKWAKVLPGFRGLPIEDQITLIQYSWMCLSSFCLSWRSYKHTNGQMLYFAPDLIFNEERMRQSAMYDLCLGMRQVSQEFVRLQLTYDEFLSMKVLLLLSTVPKEGLKNQAAFEEMRVNYIKELRRSVGKATNNSGQTWQRFFQLTKLLDAMHDLVGNLLDFCFYTFRESQALKVEFPEMLVEIISDQIPKVESGLTHTIYFHKK